A genomic stretch from Macaca nemestrina isolate mMacNem1 chromosome 8 unlocalized genomic scaffold, mMacNem.hap1 SUPER_8_unloc_3, whole genome shotgun sequence includes:
- the LOC105468583 gene encoding ATP-dependent 6-phosphofructokinase, platelet type-like, whose protein sequence is MAEAQGRHRELCIPLCVVPATINNNVPGTEISLGTDTGLTAVVQTCDRIKQSASGTKRRVFIKTMGGYCGYLANMGGIAAGADAAYIFEEPFDIEDLQGRAPSPFDRNLGTKISARAMEWITAKLKEAQGRGKTLTTDDPVCVLGISKRNVIFQPVAELKNQMDFEHRIPKERWWLKLRPLMKILAKYKASYNV, encoded by the exons ATGGCTGAGGCGCAAGGCCGCCACCGGGAGCTTTGCATCCCCCTGTGTGTGGTGCCGGCCACGATTAACAACAATGTCCCAGGCACAGAAATAAGCCTGGGCACCGACACTGGCCTGACTGCTGTTGTCCAG ACCTGCGACCGCATCAAGCAGTCCGCCAGCGGAACCAAGCGGCGCGTGTTCATCAAGACCATGGGCGGCTACTGTGgctacctggccaacatggggggGATCGCGGCCGGAGCCGATGCCGCATACATTTTCGAAGAGCCCTTCGACATTGAGGATCTGCAG GGTAGGGCACCTTCTCCATTTGATAGAAACTTGGGAACCAAAATCTCTGCCAGAGCTATGGAGTGGATCACTGCAAAACTCAAGGAGGCCCAGGGCAGAG GAAAAACATTGACCACCGATGATCCCGTTTGTGTGCTGGGAATCAgcaaaagaaatgttatttttcaacCTGTGGCAGAGCTGAAGAACCAAATGGATTTTGA GCACAGGATTCCCAAAGAACGGTGGTGGCTCAAGCTGCGGCCCCTCATGAAGATCCTGGCCAAGTACAAGGCCAGCTACAACGTGTGA